The Deltaproteobacteria bacterium sequence GGCCGTTCCCACCCCTCCCTTTATCCCTCCGGAAAGGGCGCCGGTACCGGCACCGACCGAACCCAGAGAAAACAGACCGTCTTGAGCCGATTCGCAGGCCACCCTCCCCCAGTCTGGATTGACAGGAGGAACGAAATTTTTCCCACGGCCAAGATCAAACAAGGCGGCCGCCGGCACAATCGGGGCGACCTGCTCCTCCGGCAGGGGGAATCCCCATTTTCTTTCGGCCAGCCATCTGACCACGCCATCACAGGTGGCCAGGCCGTAGACCGAGCCGCCGGTCAGCACAACGGCCTGGACCTTTTCCACCAGGTTACAGGGCTGCAAGAGGTCTGTTTCCCTGGTCCCCGGAGCAGAGCCCCGCACATCAACCCCGGCCGTAGCCCCTTCCGGACATAAGGTAACGGTTACCCCGCTGGCCGCTTCAGGATCCGTAAAATGACCGACCAGAACCCCTTCTACATCCGTTAATGAATTATTTTTGTCTGTTTTGGTCATGGACTCCCCCTTCAACAACGTTAAAAATAACTTACCTGTTTTATCCTGAAAGTCAAATCGAGTTTTGGAAAAAGTTCAGGTCGTTAAAAAGAGAGCTTTTGTTCACGTAATCAGGCCCCCCAATCTTCCATCATCTTCTGAAAAGTGGATTCCCCGGCCCGTAAGACCCCGGCATAACCGCCACCGGGAGAACCCCAGGCGCTCGATAAGTACAATCCTTT is a genomic window containing:
- a CDS encoding P1 family peptidase, with amino-acid sequence MTKTDKNNSLTDVEGVLVGHFTDPEAASGVTVTLCPEGATAGVDVRGSAPGTRETDLLQPCNLVEKVQAVVLTGGSVYGLATCDGVVRWLAERKWGFPLPEEQVAPIVPAAALFDLGRGKNFVPPVNPDWGRVACESAQDGLFSLGSVGAGTGALSGGIKGGVGTASEVLDFGVTVAALVAVNSLGSVIDPMNGRPWEIRMEMAEEFGATGKRSVRLPDRPIAHPATNTTIGVIATDAVLTKAQAQKVAQM